In Macadamia integrifolia cultivar HAES 741 chromosome 12, SCU_Mint_v3, whole genome shotgun sequence, the following are encoded in one genomic region:
- the LOC122057892 gene encoding endonuclease 8-like 3, with protein sequence MTCNISAVQMSSTDPAMARCDYCNQLCDKYTTKNGPNRGRTFFKCPRHNEYFMWVDEFRLCDCGEGQCKVRVAKTATNLGRRFWCCPKSNGPLDRGCKFFRWIYGDINLTSAQSSDCGTSNSMVGAQPSTSTPSTDFVKGYLEKAIKGEEEKSRVLKNEMDASEEKRRIYTDILEAINNIDINKGGS encoded by the exons ATGACTTGTAATATTTCTGCTGTACAGATGTCTTCCACTGACCCCGCAATGGCAAGGTGTGACTACTGTAATCAGTTGTGCGATAAGTACACAACGAAAAATGGACCTAATAGAGGAAGAACGTTCTTCAAATGCCCAAGGcataatgaatattttatgTGGGTAGATGAATTTCGCTTATGTGATTGTGGCGAGGGACAGTGCAAGGTACGCGTCGCGAAGACAGCAACGAACTTAGGTCGTCGTTTCTGGTGTTGTCCTAAATCCAATGGg CCCCTTGATCGAGGTTGCAAATTTTTTCGATGGATTTATGGAGACATCAATTTGACAAGTGCACAGTCTTCCGATTGTGGAACAAGCAATTCAATGGTTGGAGCTCAGCCTTCTACATCAACACCTTCCACTGATTTTGTGAAAGGTTATTTGGAAAAAGCAATCAAAGGTGAAGAGGAGAAGTCTAGAGTACTGAAAAACGAAATGGATGCGTCTGAGGAAAAGCGAAGGATATATACCGATATCCTAGAGGCCATTAATAACATAGACATAAATAAAGGTGGTAGTTAG
- the LOC122057891 gene encoding uncharacterized protein At2g29880-like, which produces MRSPRSPTPKSTTIIWNEAELRSFINLMVDNVRNGLKTNSTFTKVGWDNITKGLEAEFKRPFAKVQLRNKMNKLRKEYNSFRALLETTGFGWDANAQTATADDSVWESAIQGNKDWAKYRRNGLPMWPELLEIFSDSSARGDRGLSQATVVTPTSTNLEIDDDLHDTDNYDSDACTGTPKGSAPPKRRLDRTPTDRRRKSHTRTLTNSAEDFRTFVRWRMEKGSTSATSAVTRPPDPIVDGPYNMISCQKLLDSLEDIPTDLYVLAQRKIHSDPGWRMSFVEVRPDRRLWMIHGLKE; this is translated from the exons ATGAGATCCCCAAgatccccaacccccaaaagtACTACTATAATCTGGAATGAAGCAGAGCTAAGATCATTCATCAATCTCATGGTTGATAATGTCCGAAACGGATTGAAGACAAACTCAACATTCACAAAGGTTGGTTGGGACAACATTACAAAAGGGCTTGAAGCCGAATTCAAAAGGCCCTTTGCGAAAGTACAACTACGTAACAAGATGAATAAGTTACGCAAGGAGTACAACAGCTTCAGGGCTTTGTTAGAAACAACTGGTTTTGGATGGGATGCGAATGCTCAGACTGCCACAGCTGATGATTCAGTATGGGAATCTGCTATTCAG GGAAACAAGGATTGGGCAAAGTATAGAAGAAATGGTCTCCCCATGTGGCCAGAGTTGTTAGAGATCTTCTCCGACTCTAGTGCCCGTGGGGATAGAGGTCTGTCACAGGCAACAGTTGTCACTCCAACGTCAACTAACcttgaaattgatgatgatttGCATGACACTGATAATTATGACAGTGATGCTTGTACTGGGACACCCAAGGGGTCAGCTCCTCCGAAGCGGCGACTTGATAGGACTCCTACGGATCGTAGGAGGAAGAGCCACACACGGACATTGACGAACTCCGCTGAGGACTTTAGAACCTTCGTCCGATGGAGGATGGAAAAGGGATCAACCTCTGCCACCTCAGCAGTTACCCGACCACCTGACCCTATTGTTGATGGACCATATAACATGATCAGCTGTCAGAAGCTACTGGACAGTTTGGAGGATATCCCGACTGATTTGTATGTGTTAGCGCAGCGTAAGATACACAGTGACCCTGGGTGGCGCATGTCTTTTGTTGAAGTGAGACCTGACAGGAGGTTATGGATGATACATGGCCTTAAGGAGTGA
- the LOC122057888 gene encoding uncharacterized protein LOC122057888: protein MWDDDDDFQNPGQVLSLVQKNPIISSLQKTSINPISQPLRPSNGTRSSRKTKRSTGAGKENSKSSSSVNEKRDSGVEKGSGLTSTKSGLLESNADFSRNCRSGIDSSFRAEASISVNAISVERNEGKRFEMEASCLLNLNSSKNGCSTSTVDNEVSAFDSAESQLLDPVTSCSCRAEDEFVGGDGVSTGCDDKGLRLENGYLSNSVESRLLVSRVESNSLADDSSFEDNDVDDFEPGTQLNVLMKLCSEIDEIEKSNGTDSWKGDGSGDSLVECPLCGIDISGLGEEQKHAHTNGCLDREEEQHVQTTNCFHSDEIQKAKVVPPCSDTRVQSPMRDVDVSPVLEWLRCLGLSRYDEAFVREEIDWDTLHWLTEEDLFSMGVTALGPRKKIVNALTELRKGSTRTEDIQTSMDDASRVKVNRNCKLSGNKLITEYFLGSSVDRKRDCAPSVARGLGESKTGSVHKWVVGRSHVRNEKLKDTPSWCCIPGTPFRVDAFRYLRGNCSHWFLTHFHIDHYQGLTRSFCHGKIYCSSITARLVNFKIGIPWDRLQVLPLNQKITIANVDVTCFDANHCPGSIIILFEPPNGKAVLHTGDFRFNEDMKSICVLQSCPIHTLILDTTYCNTQYDFPKQEAVIQFVIEAIQAEAFNPKTLFLIGSYTIGKERLFLEVARVLHKKVYVGAAKLRLLECLGLPEADMQWFTKNEQESHIHVVPMWTIASFKRMKHLSSQYSVGVQFPTFKGNVKQ from the exons ATGTGGGACGACGACGACGATTTCCAGAACCCTGGCCAAGTTCTTTCTCTCGTCCAGAAGAACCCTATTATTTCATCCCTTCAGAAAACCTCCATAAATCCCATCTCCCAACCTCTGAGGCCTTCTAATGGTACCCGGTCATCCAGGAAGACGAAGCGCTCGACCGGCGCTGGGAAAGAAaattccaaatcttcttcctcTGTCAATGAGAAAAGAGATTCGGGAGTGGAGAAGGGTTCCGGACTGACTTCAACGAAGTCTGGCTTATTGGAATCAAACGCAGATTTCAGCAGGAATTGCCGTTCTGGCATCGATAGCAGTTTTAGGGCCGAAGCAAGTATTTCTGTGAATGCTATTTCCGTTGAGCGCAATGAAGGAAAGAGATTTGAAATGGAGGCGAGTTGTTtgttaaatttaaattcaaGCAAGAATGGCTGTTCTACTTCAACCGTCGATAATGAAGTTTCTGCTTTCGATTCAGCGGAGTCGCAGTTATTAGATCCAGTCACAAGTTGCAGTTGTAGAGCTGAAGATGAGTTTGTGGGTGGGGATGGTGTTTCGACTGGTTGTGATGATAAAGGACTCAGATTGGAGAATGGTTATTTATCGAATTCAGTTGAATCAAGGTTATTAGTTTCAAGAGTAGAAAGCAATTCCCTTGCGGATGATAGTAGCTTTGAAGATAATGATGTCGATGATTTTGAGCCAGGTACACAGCTCAATGTGTTAATGAAGTTGTGTTCAGAAATTGATGAAATAGAAAAGTCAAACGGAACTGACTCTTGGAAGGGAGATGGTTCAGGCGATAGTTTGGTTGAGTGCCCTTTATGTGGAATTGACATTTCGGGTTTGGGCGAGGAACAAAAACATGCTCACACCAATGGTTGCCTTGACCGAGAGGAAGAGCAACACGTCCAGACCACCAATTGTTTTCACAGTGATGAGATTCAGAAGGCAAAG GTTGTTCCTCCTTGCAGTGACACAAGAGTTCAATCTCCAATGCGAGATGTTGATGTCTCCCCTGTTCTTGAATGGCTGCGTTGCTTAGGTCTGTCGAGATATGATGAAGCTTTTGttagagaagaaattgattGGGACACTCTGCACTGGCTGACAGAAGAG GATCTCTTCAGTATGGGAGTTACTGCACTTGGTCCCAGGAAAAAGATTGTCAATGCACTTACTGAACTCAGGAAAGGAAGCACGCGCACAGAAGACATACAAACCAGCATGGACGATGCTTCTAGAGTTAAAGTCAACCGTAACTGTAAACTATCTGGCAATAAGTTGATTACAGAGTACTTCTTAGGTTCTTCTGTTGACAGGAAGAGAGATTGTGCACCCTCTGTTGCACGTGGGTTAGGAGAAAGCAAAACAGGTTCTGTTCATAAATGGGTTGTTGGCAGAAGTCATGTCAGGAACGAAAAGCTGAAAGACACTCCTTCATGGTGTTGCATACCAGGGACACCATTCCGAGTG GATGCTTTCCGATATTTGAGGGGCAATTGTTCCCATTGGTTTCTCACCCATTTTCATATTGACC ACTATCAGGGCCTTACAAGAAGTTTCTGTCATGGGAAGATATACTGCTCCTCAATTACAGCACGGCTTGTGAATTTTAAAATAGGGATTCCATGGGATAGATTACAGGTCTTGCCACTCAACCAGAAGATCACCATTGCTAATGTTGATGTAACTTGCTTTGATGCAAACCACTGTCCTGGTTCCATAATTATTCTCTTTGAGCCACCCAATGGTAAG GCAGTTCTACATACGGGGGATTTCCGATTTAACGAGGACATGAAAAGCATATGTGTTTTGCAGAGTTGTCCCATCCACACCCTTATCCTTGATACCACTTACTGTAACACCCAG TATGACTTTCCAAAGCAAGAGGCAGTGATACAGTTTGTCATCGAGGCCATCCAGGCTGAAGCTTTCAACCCCAAAACTCTCTTTCTGATTGGTAGTTATACGATTG GAAAGGAACGGCTGTTCTTGGAGGTTGCACGAGTTTTGCATAAAAAGGTCTATGTTGGAGCAGCAAAGTTACGTCTTTTAGAATGCTTGGGGCTTCCGGAGGCGGACATGCAGTGGTTTACTAAAAATGAACAAGAGAGTCACATTCATGTCGTGCCTATGTGGACAATTGCAAGCTTCAAGAGGATGAAGCATCTATCCTCTCAATACTCGGTAGGCGTGCAATTTCCTACTTTTAAAGGGAACGTTAAACAATAG